From Ancylobacter pratisalsi, one genomic window encodes:
- a CDS encoding nuclear transport factor 2 family protein: MTLALPKSIADYFAADAADGAAVAACFTADAVVVDEKKTYTGREAIAAWKSEASAKYQYVAEPVAIEDQGDRVIVTAHLIGNFPGSPVDLRYAFTLSGDAIARLEIVP, translated from the coding sequence ATGACCCTCGCATTACCCAAATCCATAGCCGACTACTTTGCGGCGGATGCGGCGGATGGCGCGGCGGTTGCCGCATGTTTCACGGCCGACGCCGTGGTCGTCGACGAGAAGAAGACCTATACGGGGCGCGAGGCGATCGCGGCCTGGAAGTCCGAGGCATCCGCGAAGTATCAATACGTCGCCGAGCCCGTAGCCATCGAAGATCAGGGTGACAGGGTCATCGTCACCGCACATCTGATTGGAAATTTTCCGGGAAGTCCGGTGGACCTTCGCTACGCTTTCACGCTCTCTGGTGACGCGATCGCCCGGCTGGAGATCGTCCCATGA
- a CDS encoding cation:proton antiporter, giving the protein MLSIFELSALLLTLSAGLGWINHKFLPMSRSVGLLTMSVAASLILVAIDVLYPSEHLFAPLTGALLNIDFTSVVMDGMLAFLLFAGALHVDLKTLASRALPVVVLATFATIASTFIVGFMMWQAARLLGQPLPLPWALVFGALISPTDPVAVMSTLKNVKVPAHLEVEMKGESLFNDGVGIVVFTILLAFATGQGGEETTVWSITELLFAEAGGGLLLGLVTGYVAYRAMRLIDDYSIEVLITLALVTATYAVAQRLHVSGPLAVVAAGLLIGYRGPRDAMSDRTQTYVFGLWTLIDEVLNSVLFLLIGLEVLILRFDPHALLLASIAIPIVIAARFIAVGVPTFMPWAGQVMSRGSVVFLTWAGIRGGISIALALSIPEGEAKSWILAATYAVVLFSVIVQGSTLGWVAKRTVLARKGGGG; this is encoded by the coding sequence TTGCTGTCGATCTTTGAGCTTTCCGCGTTGCTTTTGACCCTGTCCGCCGGATTGGGCTGGATCAATCACAAGTTTCTGCCGATGTCGCGCAGCGTCGGCCTGCTTACCATGAGTGTCGCTGCCTCACTGATACTTGTGGCGATCGACGTCCTCTATCCGAGTGAGCATCTCTTCGCTCCGCTGACGGGCGCGCTCCTGAACATCGACTTTACGTCGGTGGTAATGGACGGGATGCTGGCATTTCTGCTGTTCGCCGGCGCGCTGCATGTGGACCTTAAGACGCTGGCCAGCCGCGCTCTTCCGGTTGTGGTGCTCGCGACCTTCGCGACGATTGCGTCGACCTTCATCGTCGGCTTCATGATGTGGCAGGCGGCGCGCCTGCTTGGCCAACCCCTGCCGCTGCCGTGGGCGCTGGTGTTCGGCGCGCTCATCAGTCCCACCGATCCGGTGGCCGTCATGAGCACGCTGAAGAACGTGAAGGTGCCGGCACATCTCGAGGTCGAGATGAAGGGAGAGTCGCTGTTCAACGACGGCGTCGGCATCGTCGTTTTCACCATCCTGCTGGCTTTTGCGACGGGCCAGGGTGGCGAGGAGACCACGGTATGGTCGATCACCGAGCTGCTGTTCGCCGAAGCTGGCGGAGGGCTGCTGCTCGGGTTGGTCACTGGCTATGTCGCCTACCGAGCCATGCGGTTGATCGACGATTATTCCATCGAGGTGTTGATCACGCTGGCACTGGTGACCGCTACCTACGCCGTCGCGCAGCGCCTTCATGTCAGCGGACCACTGGCGGTTGTCGCCGCGGGACTGCTGATCGGATATCGAGGCCCGCGCGACGCGATGAGCGACCGCACCCAGACCTATGTCTTCGGCCTCTGGACGCTTATCGACGAGGTGCTGAATTCGGTGCTCTTCCTGCTGATCGGGCTGGAAGTGCTGATCCTCCGCTTCGATCCGCATGCCCTGCTGCTGGCGTCGATCGCCATTCCGATCGTTATCGCCGCGCGTTTCATTGCCGTTGGCGTGCCGACATTCATGCCATGGGCCGGCCAGGTGATGTCGCGCGGCAGTGTCGTGTTTCTCACCTGGGCCGGGATCCGGGGCGGCATATCGATCGCGCTTGCGCTCTCCATTCCGGAGGGGGAGGCCAAGTCCTGGATCCTCGCGGCGACCTACGCCGTCGTGCTGTTCTCCGTGATCGTGCAGGGGTCGACCCTTGGCTGGGTGGCCAAGCGTACCGTGCTGGCGCGGAAGGGCGGCGGGGGGTAG
- a CDS encoding SDR family oxidoreductase has protein sequence MSFDLGLDGKRALVTGGTKGTGAAVVQALADAGARVAATARTVPENGTGKIHYIAADLLTAQGCANVAKEVVHAFGGIDILVNVLGGSSAPAGGFAALTDEEWQKEIDHNLMPAVRLDRALLPSMIAQNSGVIIHVTSIQHELPLPESTTAYAAAKAALSTYSKSLSKEVTPKGVRVVRVSPGWIETDAAVALAERLAREAGTDYEGGKRIIMNSLGGIPLGRPAKPAEIADLITFLASPRAGAITGTEYVIDGGTVPTA, from the coding sequence ATGAGCTTCGATCTTGGCCTCGATGGAAAGCGCGCCCTTGTGACGGGCGGCACCAAGGGCACGGGCGCCGCGGTGGTTCAGGCATTGGCGGACGCAGGTGCGCGCGTCGCGGCAACGGCCCGAACCGTGCCCGAGAATGGAACCGGCAAAATCCATTACATCGCGGCCGACCTGCTGACCGCGCAGGGCTGCGCAAACGTCGCCAAGGAAGTGGTTCACGCGTTCGGCGGCATCGACATCCTCGTCAATGTGCTTGGAGGATCGAGCGCGCCGGCGGGTGGCTTTGCGGCCTTGACCGATGAGGAATGGCAGAAGGAGATCGATCACAATCTCATGCCTGCGGTCCGGCTCGATCGGGCACTGCTTCCGTCGATGATCGCGCAGAACTCAGGCGTCATCATCCATGTGACGTCGATCCAGCACGAACTGCCATTGCCAGAATCGACGACCGCCTATGCAGCCGCAAAGGCGGCGCTGTCGACCTATAGCAAGAGCCTGTCGAAGGAAGTGACCCCCAAGGGCGTCAGGGTGGTTCGCGTGTCGCCTGGCTGGATCGAGACCGACGCCGCCGTGGCGCTCGCGGAACGGCTCGCGAGGGAGGCCGGGACCGATTATGAGGGCGGCAAGAGGATCATCATGAATTCTCTAGGCGGAATCCCGCTCGGCCGACCGGCGAAACCGGCCGAGATCGCCGATCTGATAACATTCCTGGCATCGCCGCGCGCTGGAGCGATAACCGGTACCGAATATGTCATCGACGGCGGGACTGTTCCCACCGCTTGA